Below is a window of Candidatus Bathyarchaeota archaeon DNA.
ATTTACTTAACGTATATAATATCTCAATTTATAGTTTTATGATAGCTGGAGGAATTTTATTATTAATTATTTCAATTAAAATATTAATTTATGGGGAATGGACGGAGAAAAATATCTCGCCAGAGAATGTTGGAGCTGTTCCAATAGCTTTTCCACTTTTAACTGGTCCAGGCGCTATTACAACATCTCTTGTAACAATTCAAACTTCAGGTTTTTTAGCAACTTTTCTTTCAGTTTTAATAGTTTTCTCTCTAGTTTGGGTTACTCTTCAATTTATTGATAAAGTTCACTCTCTTTTAGGTCGAGTAGGCTCAATAGTAATCGCTAGATTAATGGCTATATTTATAGCTGCTTTAGCTATTCAATTCATAATTGATGGTATAAACGCTTATAGATGAGGAAGATTAACGTTATTTTCAATTATCGCTAGTGTTACGAAGCTTTAAAATTTATAAATTTATTTTTATTTCGTATTTAATAGCTGGAGGATTAAAGTATTTGCTTATAATAAGCAAAAGCAACTTGAAAAAAATAGTTTCTCATGCTGTAAAAGAGTTTCCTAATGAAGCTTGCGGAATAATTGTTGGAAGAAGAGTTGAAAACGAAAAATTTATTGAAAAAGTTTATGATGCTAAAAATAAACTTGATTCACCGTTTAGATATGAAATGGATCCTGAGGAGCAATTAAAAATTTTTCAAGAAGCAGAAAAAGAATCTTTAGATGTTTTAGGGTTTTATCATAGTCACCCATATTCAGATGCGATACCCTCAGAAATAGATAAATCTCTAGCTTTTTATGAAGGGTTCTCCTATATAATTTATTCAATTCCATTAAAAACGCTTGCATCATTTATATGGGATGGAAAAAACTTTTCTCCTGAAAAAATAAAAGTTATTTAAAAATTAATCGATAAGGATTTAGCTTCGCTTGTTTATAAACCCAAGCAACGCTTTCTATTATTTTATTAATATTTTTTTCATCATTAACTTTTATTAAATGAGCTTTGCATTTGCAATCTGAAGATCCGAAGCTTTTTAAAAACTCTCCATTAAAATATTGAGCAAGCAAATTATTAATTAAGCATTCGCTTTCTTTTCTTGACTTTGAAGCTACTGCAGCTGTTGCAAAAGCTTCACCGCTTAACAAATAATCTATATGCCAAAACTTTCTCTTATCTCTTCTTAAATGCCTTTTTAATCTATCTTCTATTGAAATAAAAGCGCCTGCTCCTGAACCTGTATAAAGATAAATTCCATTTTTAAATTCGATTACGCCTAAGCTTCCAACTCTTTTTTTAAAATCTTTTTTAACATTTATAATAAGCGTGTAAACCCCTTTCAATTCAACTCAAAACTTTTATTTTTCATAAAGATAAATAAAAAGCGATCTTTAATGAAAGCTGTTATTTTAGCTGGGGGATATGGAACAAGGCTTAGGCCTTTAAGCTGCGTTAAACCTAAGCTTTTATTTCCAGTTTTAGGAAAGCCTATTTTAAAGCGTAATTTAGAAGTTTTATCTAAAATTGGCGTTAATGAAGTTATATTAGCAGTTAACTATTTAGCTAAAGAGTTAAAAAAAGAAATGGGTAAAAAATACGCGGGGATAACAATCAAATATTCTCTTGAAAAAACTCCTTTAGGAACCGGGGGACCTGTAAAAAAAGCTGAAAAACTTATTGATGAATTTCCATTTTTTATTATGAATGGGGACATTATTTTCGGGGATGAAGTTTCAGAAATTTTAAAGATTCATGAAGAAGCTCATCCAGTTGCAACTATAGCGTTGCATGAAGTTGATGATCCAAGTAGATTTGGAGTTGTAAAATTGAATGAAAAAATGTTTATTGAAGAGTTTATTGAAAAACCTAAGCAACCTCCAAGCAAATTAATTAATGCAGGAATATATTTAGCTGAAAAAGAATTATTCAATTATATAAAGCTTGGTAAAGTTTCATTAGAAAAAGAGGTTTTTCCAATTTTAGCATTTGAAAAAAAGCTTTTAGGCTATAAGTATAATGGGGTTTGGTTTGATATAGGTAAATTAAACGATTTTTTTGAGGCTAACTTCTTTTTCTTGAAAAACAATTTAACTATTGAAAGTAAAGTTAAACTCAGCGATAAAGCAAAATTGAATCCTCCAGTTTTTATAGGCTTCGCTTCTAAAATTTATGGGGAAATCGGTCCTTACGCGGTAATTAATAAAGGATGCGTTATAAGCGAGAATGCTAAAGTTTCAAATTCAATTTTATTTCAAAAAGTTAAAGTTGGAAAATCATCAGTTATAGTAAACTCTATTGTTGGAGATGAAGTTTTTATCGATGAAAACGTTGAAGTTAAAGATTCAATTTTAGGTTCTAGAGTAATCGTTAATAAAGGAGTTAAAATCCTTAATAATGTTAAAGTTTGCCCATTTAAAGAAGTTGAAGAAGATATTATTGGACCAGCGACAATAGGGTGATTTAATAATGGAGAAAAGATTATTTGGAACTAATGGTGTTAGAGGTGTGGCTAACAAAGAGTTGACCCCTCAATTAGTTTTTGAATTAAGCTTAGCTATAGGAGCCTTCTTTAATAAAGGGGAAGTTTTTCTTGGTAGAGATGGAAGATTAAGCAGCGAAGCTTTCGCTTATCTCGCATCCGCTGGCTTAATAGAAGCTGGATGCATTGTTTATGATGCGGGAACGCTTCCTACACCTGCTTTACAATGGATCACTAGAAAAAATAAAGTTAATGGAGGCGTTATGATTACTGCAAGCCATAATCCACCTGAATATAATGGAGTAAAAGTTATGGATAAGGATGGAGTTGAAATCATCAGGGAAAAAGAAGAAATTATTGAAAGAATATACTTCAATAAAGAATGGAAGCTTTCAGCTTGGAATGAAATAGGAAAAAAAATTGATAAATCAGCATTGCTTGAAGAATATAAAACATCTATTAAAAGTTTTGTTGATGAAGAAAAAATAAAAAATGCAAGGCTTAAGGTTGTAGTTGATCCAGGAAATGGTGTAGGCGCATTAGTTACGCCTTATTTGCTTAGAGAATTGGGATGCAAGGTTTTAACTATAAATGGAAATGTTGATGGAACTTTTCCAGGCAGATTTCCAGAACCGTCTTTAGAAAATATTTCAGATTTATGCGCTGCTGTTAAAGCTTTTAAAGCTGATTTTGGAGTAGCTCATGATGGAGATGCTGATAGAGCTATTTTTGTTGATGAAAATGGTCAACCATATTGGGGAGATAGAACATTTGCATTAATAGAAAAAACTTTTCTAGAAGAGAATCCTGGAGAAACAATTGTAACACCAGTAAGCTCTTCAAAAGTTATAGAGGAAATCGCTCAATTATATAATGGGAAAATTGTTTGGACAGAAGTTGGAAGCACAATTGTTTCTAGAAGAATGCAGGAATTAAATGCTAAGCTTGGTGGAGAAGAAAATGGAGGAATATTTTATGGGCCTCATATTCCTGTTAGAGATGGCGCTATGGCAGCTAGCTTAATAGCTAATATTTTAAGCACAACTAGAAAGAAGCTTTCTCAACTTCTTAATGAAATTCCAGCTTATTATTCTGTAAAAACTAAAGTTGAATGCTCTAACTTAATTAAGCAAAAAGTTTTAGATATGATTAAAGATGAAGCTTATGGAGAAAGAATTGAAACAATAGATGGCGTTAAAATTTGGTTTTCAAAAGATAGTTGGATATTGATTAGACCTAGCGGAACAGAACCGATCTATAGATTGTTCGCTGAAGCAAAAACTGAAGAGGCAGCTAAAAAGCTTGCTTTAGAATATGCAAGTAAAATTAAAGAGTTTATTAAAAGAGCGGAGAGTTAAAGAAGTGATTTTAATTCTTCTCTTTTGCTTCTTCGCTTTAAGCTTTACGCTAACTTATTTTTTAACGCCTTTTATCGCTAATAAAATGAGGAAAATGAATAAAATGGGAGTGGATTTTCATAAACTTAATAAACCCTTAATTCCAGAAATGGGGGGATTAGCGATTTTAACTTCAATTATAATCTCTTCTTCTATCCTAGCTTTATTTAAAATTCTTAATCAAACCGTAATTTCTTCTTTTATGTTAACAATTTTACTTGTTGGATTAATTGGTGTAATAGATGATTTAAAACCCTTAAACCCTAGATTAAAACCTGTTTTAACAGCTTTAGCTTCTATTCCAATAATTTTGTTTAATGCTTATGATCCTCGCCCATACTTGCCATTTGTTGGTAAAGTAAGGTTAACGCTTCTTTACCCTTTATTAATTCCTTTCGGAATAGCTGTTCCTGCAAACGCTGTTAACATGATGGATGTTTTTAATGGAGTTATGCCTGGAACATGCAGCATAATTTCTTTAACAGCTTTAATAGCTTTAATTATTTTAGGAAGAGTAAATGAAGCTTTTTTACCAGCAATTTTATTAGGTTCACTGATTGCCTTCTATTTATATAACAAGTTTCCAGCTAAAGTTTTCTCTGGAGATGTTGGAAGCTTAACTGTTGGAGCTGCTTTAGGAGCTATAGCTATTTTAACAAAAATTGAAGTGATAATGGTTATTGCTTTAATGCCTCATATAATGAATGCTTTTTATGGTTTATCTTCTATTGGAAGGCTTTATGAAAGAAGAGAAATAAAATCTAGGCCTAT
It encodes the following:
- a CDS encoding NDP-sugar synthase, with translation MKAVILAGGYGTRLRPLSCVKPKLLFPVLGKPILKRNLEVLSKIGVNEVILAVNYLAKELKKEMGKKYAGITIKYSLEKTPLGTGGPVKKAEKLIDEFPFFIMNGDIIFGDEVSEILKIHEEAHPVATIALHEVDDPSRFGVVKLNEKMFIEEFIEKPKQPPSKLINAGIYLAEKELFNYIKLGKVSLEKEVFPILAFEKKLLGYKYNGVWFDIGKLNDFFEANFFFLKNNLTIESKVKLSDKAKLNPPVFIGFASKIYGEIGPYAVINKGCVISENAKVSNSILFQKVKVGKSSVIVNSIVGDEVFIDENVEVKDSILGSRVIVNKGVKILNNVKVCPFKEVEEDIIGPATIG
- a CDS encoding MarC family protein, encoding LLNVYNISIYSFMIAGGILLLIISIKILIYGEWTEKNISPENVGAVPIAFPLLTGPGAITTSLVTIQTSGFLATFLSVLIVFSLVWVTLQFIDKVHSLLGRVGSIVIARLMAIFIAALAIQFIIDGINAYR
- a CDS encoding M67 family metallopeptidase, translated to MLIISKSNLKKIVSHAVKEFPNEACGIIVGRRVENEKFIEKVYDAKNKLDSPFRYEMDPEEQLKIFQEAEKESLDVLGFYHSHPYSDAIPSEIDKSLAFYEGFSYIIYSIPLKTLASFIWDGKNFSPEKIKVI
- the glmM gene encoding phosphoglucosamine mutase, whose product is MEKRLFGTNGVRGVANKELTPQLVFELSLAIGAFFNKGEVFLGRDGRLSSEAFAYLASAGLIEAGCIVYDAGTLPTPALQWITRKNKVNGGVMITASHNPPEYNGVKVMDKDGVEIIREKEEIIERIYFNKEWKLSAWNEIGKKIDKSALLEEYKTSIKSFVDEEKIKNARLKVVVDPGNGVGALVTPYLLRELGCKVLTINGNVDGTFPGRFPEPSLENISDLCAAVKAFKADFGVAHDGDADRAIFVDENGQPYWGDRTFALIEKTFLEENPGETIVTPVSSSKVIEEIAQLYNGKIVWTEVGSTIVSRRMQELNAKLGGEENGGIFYGPHIPVRDGAMAASLIANILSTTRKKLSQLLNEIPAYYSVKTKVECSNLIKQKVLDMIKDEAYGERIETIDGVKIWFSKDSWILIRPSGTEPIYRLFAEAKTEEAAKKLALEYASKIKEFIKRAES
- a CDS encoding GIY-YIG nuclease family protein produces the protein MKGVYTLIINVKKDFKKRVGSLGVIEFKNGIYLYTGSGAGAFISIEDRLKRHLRRDKRKFWHIDYLLSGEAFATAAVASKSRKESECLINNLLAQYFNGEFLKSFGSSDCKCKAHLIKVNDEKNINKIIESVAWVYKQAKLNPYRLIFK